CATCAGGTGTGCTGTCGATGGCGGGCCAGGACCTGGCGGTCGACCGACTGCTGCAGCATCTCGATGTCGATGTGCCAGCGGCGATTGACGGCATTGCTTTTATGCTGGCACAGCGTGATCAGTGGTTGCCGCTGATCGGCCATATCTACGCCGAGGATGCCCTTGATCGCCTGGAAGGCTATCTTCGCGAAACCCTTGAAAAGGAGCTGGGTGAACTGGTACAGGCGATGCCTGCCGGATGGCAGCATCAACTGGCAGAGCCCGCTCGGATGGCAGCTGCAACGCTTGCAGAAAAGGTGCCAGAGCCCGGTGACAAGCGCGAGATTGTTGCGCTGCTGGACTGGGAAGCAGGGAGCCTGACCGACGATCCTGACCAGCTGCCGCAGTGGATTGGCCTGGCCCAGTTGTTGCTGACCAGCAGCGGTGGGCCACGCGCACGTCTGACCAAGAGTGAAGGGTGTGACCGCAATACAGCCCACAAGGATACCTTGTCGCAATGGCTTTCTGCCTGGGACGCCAAGGAAGCGCCGCGGTGGTGCAGGCAACTGCACGCGGTGCGATCCATGCCGCAGCCTCACTTCACGCCCGGGCAAGGGGGTATTCTCGCGGCCCAGGCTCGTGTGCTCATGCTTGCGGTGGCTCAACTTCAGCTGGAGTTCACTGCGCGAGCTGAAGTCGATTTCATTGAGGTGGCTCAGCGCGCGACCCAGGCGCTGGGGCATGCGGATGACCCAAGCGATCTTCTGCTCAGACTGGATCAGCAGATCTCCCATCTTCTGGTTGACGAGTTTCAGGACACCAGCAAAGCCCAGTTGGACCTGCTTGAGACATTGATTTCTGGCTGGCAGCCAGGCGATGACAGGACGCTTTTCATTGTGGGCGATCCGATGCAGTCCATTTACAGGTTCAGAAAGGCGGAGGTAGGCCTGTTTCTGCAGGTCCGTGATCTGGGAATTGGTGAAGTGGATCTGGCTTGCTTGCAACTCACAGAAAACTTCCGCTCAAGTGGCTCTATTGTGCAGTGGGTCAACGAGGTCTTCTCCCGGGTGCTGCCTGACGAAGACTCAGACGAGATGGGAGCGATTCGCTACAGCCCCTCGGTTGCCTGGCATCCCCCGTCCGGGAAGCCGGCAGTCAGCTGGCATCTTCAGGGTGATGATGAGGCGATCGAGCAGGAAGTTCTCGAGCTTGCGAGGTCGGCCTGGGAAACCCATGCCGAGTCGGACAAGCCAGTAGCCATTCTGGTCAAAGCCCGGTCGCACCTTGGACGGGTGACGCTGGCTTTGCGCAAAGCGGGACTGCCGACCCGGGCGATTGATCTCGAGCCACTCGGGGATCGCCCTGTCGTGATGGACCTGGTTGCGCTGGCGCGCGCGATGGTGCATACGGCCGATCGCGCCTCCTGGATCGCCGTGCTCAGAGCACCGTGGTGCGGGCTGACGCTCTCCAGTCTGCATGCCTTGCTCTGGAAGCGGCCGCGCCACACCGTGGTGCAGGTGCTAGCAGACTGGATCCGGGACGAGACGTTTCAGAAACGAATGGAGCCGCAGCAGCGTCAACGTTTACGAGTTGTCGCGCCTGTCTTGCTTGATGCTTTGCATGATGATGGTCACCAGCCATTTGCGGCACGACTGGAGTCGCTCTGGATGACGCTTGGCGGTCCAGGGCTGGTGAGTGATGCATCAGACCTTGAGGATGCCCAGGCGGTCTTTAACCTGATGGACGGTCTGGCCGAGCATAGCCATCTGGACATGGACCGGTTACAAAAGCATCTGGGCAAGCTCTTTGCAACGCCGGTTGCGACCAGTGACCGAGCCATCGAAATCATGACCATGCACAAGGCAAAGGGGCTTGAGTTCGAGGAGGTCATTCTGATGGGGCTCGAACGGTCGCCTCGAAACGATCAAGCCCCGCTGGTGCGCATTGAGCAAGTTGGTTCACGGGTTCTCTTTGGTCCGGTTAAAGCCAGCGCACAGCAGGAACAGGACCCGATTGCACAGTATCTTGGCAAGCGAGAGGCTGTCAGGCAGGATTTTGAGACAGATCGACTTTTGTATGTTGCGGCCACCCGCGCAAGACAGGCACTGCATCTGGTTGCACGCATCAGCATCGACAGCAAGTCAGGAGGGATCAGGAAGGTTTCCGAGAAGTCCTTGCTGGGCAAGTTGTGGGGATTTTGTCCGCAGGCGATTCAGGATGAAGCTGTTGAGCGATTGCGGGGGCAGTCTGAAACCGGGGATGCGTCATCTTCTGGACCGGGGTGGCGTGCACCAGCGATGATCCGCAGAGCGAGCCTTCCTGAACGACTGGAAACGCACAAGGTACTGGCCCAGCATGAAAGCTATGGATTTGCAGCGTGGCCCGCGCAGGACAGTCCTGATCGTCTGATTGGCACCCTCTTGCATGCATGGTTTGCACGCTTTAGCGGGGTAAGTTCACCAGAGCTGCCAGGGCCTGGACAAGTCATGACACAACTTGCCCGCCTGGGCATGCCGGTTGCATTGCGTGAGAAAGCCGCGCAACAGGTCATCAGCGGGCTTGAGGCAATGGTGTCAAGCGAGCGCGGGAAGTGGTTGCTCTCGCAGCCTCAGGCAAGGGTTGAATGGTCGCTTGTAGATCATGATGAAGTGGTGTCTGTTCTGGACCTGGCGATTGATCAGGGTAGTCACTGGCTGGTTGTTGATTACAAGACATCCAGCCGGCATCCGGACGAAACTGAAGATATGTTCAAAGAGCGCATGATGGTGCGCTATCGGCCACAGATGCTGCGATATGTTGACCAGTTACGTGCATTTGACGGAAGAGATGCCAAGGCTGCGCTTTACTTTCCGGTTGACGATCTCTGGGTTGAGATGAGTTTCTGAACGTTGCTTGAGGCGTTTTTCTGCAAGCCTGCTAGAATTCGGGGTGGCGGGCCCCTCCGCATGGTTCAGCGGTGAACCTGGTCAGGTCGGGAACGAAGCAGCCATAGCCGTGCCGAATCAGTGCCGGAGTCAGGCTCGCCATCTATGCTGCTGTCAGCCAAGTGAAGGCCATATGAGTTATCTGGTACTAGCCCGCAAGTGGCGACCACGCGATTTTGAAAGTCTGGTGGGCCAGGATCATGTGGTTCGCGCCTTGACACACGCGCTCACGACCCAGCGACTCCATCACGCCTGGCTTTTTACCGGCACTCGCGGTGTTGGCAAAACGACCCTGTCCCGTATCCTTGCCAAATCCCTGAACTGCGAAGCAGGTATTACGGCGCATCCGTGTGGCAAATGTGCTGCGTGTACGCAGATCGATGCCGGACGGTTCGTGGACTATGTCGAACTCGATGCGGCCTCCAACCGGGGCGTTGATGAAATGACGCAGTTGCTCGAGCAGGCGGTTTATGCGCCGACGGCTGCGCGATTCAAGGTCTACATGATCGACGAGGTTCACATGCTTTCGGGGCATGCGTTTAACGCCATGCTCAAGACCCTGGAAGAACCTCCGCCCCACGTAAAGTTCATTCTTGCGACCACAGATCCCCAGAAAATTCCACCAACCGTCCTGAGTCGCTGTCTGCAGTTCAATCTCAAGCAGATGGCGCCGGAGTCAATTGCATCGCACCTGGCCTGGGTCCTCGAGCAGGAGAATGTCCGGTTCGAGTCACTCGCGCTCAGACTGATCGGTCAATCTGCATCAGGATCCATGCGGGATGCCCTGTCGCTGACGGATCAGGCGATTGCCTTTAGCTCGGGTGACCTGACGCTCGAGTCGGTTCGCAGCATGCTGGGTTCGGTTGATCAGACGCTACTGGTGCAGCTGTTGCAATCCCTTTATCAGTGCGACGCACCTCAGGTCCTTGAGGTGACCAGACGATTGTCCGAGCGGGGACTGTCCTTGCGAGCGGCACTGGCTGACCTGGCTATTCTGCTATCCAGAATTGCAATCACCCAGCGTGTTGGAACCTGCGAGCTCGAAGACGAGACGGTGCGTGATGCGGTGCAGCATCTTGCAAACGAGATGCCCGCCGATCTGGTACAGCTTTTTTACACCGTTTGCGTTCACAGTCGACAGGAACTGGCCCAGGCACCGGACGAGTTTGCCGGTTTTGTGATGATCTGTCTGCGGATGCTGGGTTTTGTGGATTCGCTGGTCGACCCACAAAAAAAAAGTGCGCCACTGAAGACAAGCCAGCCAGTCGAGTCGAGTAAGCCGACCGGGTTGGCAAGCACAGCGGAGAATACTGAGCGATTATCGGCTCCGGCATCAGGGTCGACCGTGCTTGAGACGCCAGACTCCTCAACGACCCCGGCAGATCCAACCCCAAGCCTCGTAGCAGCGACTCCAGTTCATCCAGTCCCTCCATCCGACGCCAGTGAACAGGAGAAGTCCGCAGAGGATTTCGTGGGGGTTGCGATTCGAGAGGCGAAAGATACGCAGCTTTTCCGTCAGGACGCCCCGGCGCCAGGAAAATCAAATGATCAGGCCAGACTGAGTTCCGGAGCGGGACTGACAGATCCCTCTGATTTGCAGTCGGGGGTGAACCTGTGCGGCAGGAAGTGCCTGCGACCGGCGCACCGGCGACATATTCAACATATTCGGATGATCAGGCAGATGCACCACCACCGGTCGCACCGCCTGATGATGCTCGATATGATGAGGTGTTGCCACCTGAGCCTGATGATAATGGTGAGGACAGTCTGCTTCCGTGGGAAGATGCCCCGCAGGTGAGTTTCGAGAGTCTCCCGACATCCGGTGCTGCGCCAGTCGATCAGCGTGCTGCCGGATTGTCTGCCCTGAGCGATGATGGCGACCCGCGTGACCGTCGTGCGCAGCAATCGCAGGAAGTGTTTGTTGAGCCGGAAGTCCCCGAGTTGTCTGAATCATCCGGCCCGTCCGGTGAACAGGGGTTTCCGTCATTACAATCTGTTGTGCGGGAATGGTCGACGCTGGCAGCAGGTCTTTCAGTCTCCGGGATGGCTCGCCAGCTGGCGATGCAGTCGGTATGTGTCAGTGCGAATGAACAGTGTCTGACCCTGCTTGTGCAAGCGGGAGCAATTGCCAGAGGATCTCACGTTCAGCGGCTCGAAAGTGCGGTTCAGAAGAAACTGGGCAAACCGGTTCGACTGGAGATCACTGTTGGTGAACTGGGGTCGGCCCAGACTGCTCAGCAGATCGCTGATCTGGAGACCGAGCGGCGTCTTGAAGAGGCTCGTCAGCAACTGGAAACTGATCCTTTTGTACAGACACTGATGCAGGAAATGGGTGCACAAATCGTTCCGGGGTCCGTTCGCCCCGCAGGATCAGGTGCCAGTGTGTAATGTCCGTCCCGTCGTAACCGGGTGCAGTTTAACGAAAGGAAATCTACAGCATGATGAAAGGACAAATGGCTGGCCTGATGCGTCAGGCCCAGCAAATGCAGGAGAATATGAAAAAGGCTCAGGAAGCGCTGGCCGACATCACCGTTGAAGGTGCGTCCGGTGGCAGCCTGGTCAAAGTGACAATGACTTGTCGTCACGATGTGCGCCGAGTCGAGATCGATCCGAGTCTGCTTGCCGATGACAAGGACATGCTCGAAGACCTCGTCGCGGCTGCTTTTAACGATGCACTGCGCAAGGCTGAAGAAACATCGCAGGAGAAAATGGCGTCTGTCACGGCAGGTCTGCCATTGCCACCGGGTATGAAGCTGCCGTTCTGATATGGACGCCCCGATGTCTGAACCAGGGCCACTGACGGATCTGGTCAAGGCTTTGCGAGCGCTGCCTGGCGTTGGCGTTCGCACGGCGAGACGAATGGCTTATCACCTGCTGCAGAATGATCCACAAGCTGCCCGTGCCTTGAGCCGGGCGCTGTCAGATGCGATTGAAGGTCTGGTGCACTGTGAGCGATGTAACGGGTTTAGCCAGACGCCCATCTGCGTGGTCTGCTCTGACTCCGGGCGGGACCAGAGCCTTCTCTGTATTGTGGAGACACCCTCTGACCAGAACTCGATTGAAGCCACCCATAACTACCTTGGGCTTTATTACATCCTGATGGGCCGCATCGCGCCGCTAGAGGGTGTTGGCGCGCAGGAGCTCAATCTTAAGCGCCTGCTTGATCGCGTCAGCGACGGGCGTGTTGAAGAGGTGATTCTGGCCACCAATTTCACTTCAGAAGGTGAAACCACGGCACACTATCTGGGTGAGGCTCTGCGAGCCAGAGGCCTGAAAGTCAGCCGGCTTGCTCGCGGCGTGCCAGCCGGGAGTGAACTTGAGTATGTCGATGCTGGTACTGTTGCCTGGGCGATGATGGAAAGAAAGCCTGCCTGACTCAGGTTGACAGGTGATTTGGCGGCCTGTCTTTAAATAAAGATATACTTTACTTTTGGAGTGCGAGAGCACCTCGGCGAATTCCAGGTCTGAACAGGACGTCAAGACATTGCCGTCACCTCGCGTGTCGCGTTAAGGTGACTTGGATCAAAGGTTGTTTTTGCGGCCAGGCGTAAAGTGAACTGAGGTCCTGGATACTGGTTCCGGGATGTGATCTCTGCATTCCTTCAACTTCATGTTCTGATCACTCAGCCTGATAATCTTTTATCACGCGATAAAGTCAATCGGCTACTTTCGGAGTATTCACACATGGCAGTCACCCTGGAACCTGTCAAGCCTGTCCCTGCACTGGTGGCCGTGGCCATCACGCTTGTCATCTGGTTTGTGATTCCTGTCCCGGAGGGGGTTGCGCCAAATGCCTGGCGCTTGCTGGCGCTGTTTGTCGGGACTATTGCGGCCATCATTGGCAAGGCACTGCCGATTGGCGCGGTTTCGATTGTGGCCATTGCGCTGGTTGCCCTGACCCAGGTAACCAATCCGGGCAATCCCAAAGCGGCTCTGGCGGACGCGCTGAGCGGGTTCTCAAACGACCTGATCTGGCTGATCGGTATCTCGATCATGATCTCCTACAGTCTGAACAAGACCGGACTGGGTGCGAGAATCGGGTATTACCTGATTTCGCTTTTTGGTAAGCGCACACTGGGCATCGCGTATGCGCTCGCGGTGACCGAGACAATTCTGGCGCCAGTCACGCCTAGCAACACGGCTCGTGGGGGTGGAATTATCCACCCCATCATGCGCTCCATTGCCGACAGCTTCGGTTCGAAGCCCGAACGCGGCTCCACAGAAAAGATTGGCCGCTATCTTGCTCTGGTCAATTACAACATCAACCCGGTCACGTCGGCGATGTTCATCACGGCAACCGCACCGAACCCGTTGATTGTCACGCTGATCTATCAGGGTACCGATCCGTCTTTTCAGATGTCCTGGATGATGTGGGCAGTTGCGGCCTTTGTTCCGGCAGTCGTTTCTCTGATACTTGTTCCGCTTGTGATCTACGTGATCTATGCCCCGAGATCAAAAAAACGCCAGATGCACCAGAGTTTGCCAGGGAGCGGTTGCGTGATCTTGGCCCGCTGTCTTTCCCGGAAAAAATCACCCTCGGTGTGTTTGGGCTGCTGCTGTTCATGTGGGCTGGCGTACCAGCGATGATCCTGGGTGGCACGTATGCGATCAGTCCGACCACAGCCGCTTTCGTCGGACTGGCGATTCTGCTTGTCACAGGTGTTCTGCAGTGGGACGATGTATTGAAAAACAAGGGGGCATGGGATACGGTCATATGGTTCTCTGCGCTTGTGATGATGGCGAGTTTTCTGGGCAAACTCGGTCTGGTGTCGTGGCTTGCCCTGGCAGTGGGCAGTGGCATTGACAGCATGGGCATCAGCTGGGTCTCTGGTACACTGATCCTGGCTCTGGTCTATGTCTACTCTCATTATTTCTTTGCTAGTACTACCGCGCACATCACTGCGATGTTCGCGGCTTTCTTTGCGGCCGGCATTGCGCTGGGGGCTCCGCCGATGTTGCTGGGCCTGATTCTGGCGTACTCGTCATCGCTGATGATGTCGCTGACACACTACGGTACTGGCACGGCACCGATCATTTTTGGGTCCGGATACACCACGCTGGGTGAATGGTGGAAAACCGGCTTTATTGTCAGTGTCGTCAACCTCACTGTCTGGATTTTGCTTGGCGGGGCCTGGTGGAAAGTGCTGGGTTACTGGTGACGTCTATTGCGTGTGCCAGGTCGGCGCGCTGTTGACCCGGGTCAGGTGACCCTCTACGCTGATGTTTTCTGATGAACGGAGGGGACCTCAAAATGAGAACATTAGTCGACTTGAGCAACAAGAACATCATGATTACCGGGGCTGGCCAGGGGATTGGTCTGGCCGCGGCCGGGTTGATGCGAGATCTTGGGGCAAATCTGACCTTGGTCGAAATTGGTGACAAAGGGGTTGCGCTGCTCAAGGAGCAATTTCCAGACGCGTTGATTGCCCAGGGTAGTGTGACGGATCGTGATTTCGTGGAACTGGCAGTTTCGCAATCTGTCAAGGAGTTCGGTGGCATTCATGGGTTGATGAATAATGCCGGAATCACCCGCACCGCGATGATCGAAAAAATGACCGCACAGCAATGGCAGGAAGTCGTTGATGTGAACATGACCGGTGTATTTAACTGCCTGCAGGCAGTAGGTATTCAGATGATTGCGAGCTCCAAGGCGGGAGAGGCCCGTCCGGGAGCGATCGTGAATATTTCATCCGATGCAGGGCGACGTGGTTCAATGGGCCAGATTAACTATGCGGCGGCGAAGTCCGGCGTGCTGGGCATGACCATGACTGCGGCCAAGGAGTGGGGGCGCTACGGCATCCGGGTTAACAGTGTCTGCTTCGGTGTGGTCGAAACCCAGATGACCGAGGTCATTCGTGGCGAGAAATTCCGTGACAAATATTTGAGCGCGGTACCGATGGGGGCGTTCCTGTCACCTGAGCAGGCTGTTCAGTCAGTCGCCTTTCTTTTGTCGGGTGCTGCGGAGTTCATTACGGGTCAGCATCTGTCCATCAATGGTGGCTCGCACATGGGTTTTTGAGCCGCGGCTTCCTGACGGTTTACTTTTGAATCGGCATTCAGGCAATGTACCAACGTGCTGCCTGAGCGCCGGCGCCCACCCGGTTCAGTGACCGGGGTCGCTCTGTCTGCGGCTTCCTGTTCATGTTTGAGACAGGGCACGAACACCCGCAAGCCTCGCCTTCACGGGCACTCTGGTAACACCAGCTAATACGGTGACTGGCCAAGGCCTGAGGGTTAGCCTTGCATTAGCTTGTCGAGGTCAATGGAGTCCTTCACAAACACTCGAATGCCTTCTGACAGTTTCTCTGTTGCCATGGCATCTTCATTCAGAAGGAACCGAAACTGTGCTTCGTTCAGCGTGACCGCCTGCGGTTTGTTTTGGCGCGCGTAGTCAGATGTCAAGCGTGGTGCAAGGGCATCTGTCCTGGATGCCAGGTCACTCAGCAATTCAGGGCTGATCGTCAACAGATCACATCCGGCGAGTGCCAGAATCTGCCCGGTGTTTCTGAAGCTTGCCCCATGATTTCGGTGGATATGCCGTGGGATTTGAAATAGGCATAAATCCGCGACACAGATTGCACGCCCGGGTCATTTTCCCCTGAATTGGCCTGCTCATCCCAGGCTTGGCCGGCGGCTTTCTTGTGCCAGTCGTAAATTCTGCCGACAAACGGCGAAATAAGGGTCGCGCTTGCCTGTGCTGCAGCGATGGCCTGCACCAGAGAAAACAGCAGGGTGAGGTTGCATGAGATCCCTTCGGCCTGCAGGATTCGTGCTGCCTCGATGCCTTCCCATGTCGATGCAATCTTGATCAGTACACGCGAGCGCTGGATCCCGCGAGACTCATAACGCTTGATCAGACTGCGTGCACGCTCGACGGTCGCTGCTGTGTCGAACGATAGTCTGGCATCTACTTCTGTGGATACTCTGCCCGGCACGATCTTGAGGATCTCGATCCCAAATGAAACCAGAAGCTCGTCTGTCAAGTCTGTGATCGAGAGAGATCCGCGATGCCTGAGGCATTCCTTGAGTAGTGGTTCATAGGCTGGCAGTTTGGCGGCTTTCAGAATCAGGGACGGATTGGTGGTGGCGTCCGTCGGCTGAAACTGTTTCATGCCTTCAAAGTCACCTGTGTCGGCCACAACTGTTGTGTGACGCTTCAGAGTTTCGAGCAAATTATCCATCGGCGGTTATACTTACAAGGTTTGAATGTTGAAATTGATACCGGGGTCATGAGCGTGCTGCCATCCATATTTCCCGGAGATGCCGACCGGCAGTCTCCAGCAATTCTAGCCTTGGCAGACGGAACCATCTTTCAGGGCCGATCAATCGGCGCGGATGGACACACCGTAGCCGAGGTTGTCTTTAATACAGCCATGACAGGCTATCAGGAAATTCTGACGGATCCGAGTTACAGCGGTCAGATCGTCACACTGACGTATCCCCACATCGGAAACACGGGTGTGAACAAGGAAGACATCGAGTCCGCAAAGATACATGCGGCCGGTCTGGTTATTCGTGACTGCTCGCTGCGTGTATCCAATTTTCGGGCAACAGAATCACTGCCAGAATACCTGAAGTCACAGTCTATTGTTGCCATCGCGGGAGTCGATACCCGACAACTCACCCGCATTTTGCGAGAGAAAGGTGCCCAGGGCGGGTGCATTCTGGTCGGAGAGGATGCTGAACGAGCGCTTGCGCTTGCGCGGGAGTTTCCCGGCATGGCCGGCCAGGATCTTGCCAGGGTGGTCACCGCGTCGAGTACTGCCGAGTGGGCCGAATCGGTCTGGCAACTCGGAGCCGGATATGCTCAAGGCAAGACAGATGGGCCTCATGTCGTCGCGTACGATTTCGGGGTGAAATACAACATCCTGCGCCTGCTGTCCGAGCGAGGTTGTCGTATCACCGTGGTACCGGCTCAGACCACCGCCGAGCAGGTGCTGGCGCTCAATCCGGATGGCGTATTTTTGTCCAATGGTCCTGGTGATCCGGATCCGTGTGATTACGCCATTGCAGCCACCAGAACATTCCTGGAAAGAAAACTGCCAGTTTTTGGAATCTGCCTTGGCCATCAGATAATGGGCCTGGCACTCGGTGCCAGGACCGTGAAGATGAAAACCGGCCATCACGGTTCCAACCATCCTGTGCAGGATCTGGCTTCGGGCAGGGTTTTCATCACGGCGCAGAACCACGGTTTTGCGGTGGATGCCGAGAGCCTTCCAGCTAACGCCCGGGTCACACATGTGTCCCTGTTCGATGGCACGCTGCAAGGCTTCGAGCTGACAGACCGGCCAGCGTTCTGCTTCCAGGGCCACCCAGAGGCCAGTCCGGGTCCGCACGACATCCTCGTGCTGTTTGACAAGTTCATGGGCCTGATGGCCAACCCGTCAAAGTAAGAGACATCATGCCCAAACGTACAGATATCAAAAGCATTCTCATCATTGGAGCAGGTCCGATCATTATTGGACAGGCTTGCGAATTTGACTACTCCGGTGCACAGGCCTGCAAGGCCCTCAAGGCTGAGGGTTATCGCACCATACTGGTCAACAGCAACCCGGCCACTATCATGACCGATCCGGAAACGGCCGATGCAACCTATATCGAGCCGATTACCTGGGAAGCCGTTGAAAAGATCATTGACAAAGAGCGGCCTGACGCTCTGCTGCCGACCATGGGTGGGCAGACTGCACTGAACTGCGCGCTCGACCTGGATCGTCACGGTGTACTGCAAAAGTACGGCGTCGAACTGATCGGTGCCAATGCACACGCGATCGAGAAAGCCGAAGACCGCCAGAAGTTCAAGACGGCCATGGCCGCAATCGGGCTTGAATCAGCCAAATCAGGTGTGGCGCATACGCTGGATGAGGCCTGGGAAGTACAGCGCCGAATTGCCCAGGAAACCGGTACCAGCGGCTTTCCGGCCGTTATCCGTCCAAGCTTCACGCTTGGCGGTTCAGGTGGTGGAATTGCCTACAACGCCGAAGAGTTCGAGACAATCTGCCGTCGCGGAATTGAAGCCTCGCCGACAGATGAGCTCCTGATTGAGGAGTCACTGCTTGGCTGGAAAGAGTTCGAGATGGAGGTTGTACGCGACCGGGCGGATAACTGCATCATTGTCTGCTCGATCGAGAACCTGGATCCGATGGGTGTTCACACGGGTGACTCCATTACGGTTGCGCCTGCACAGACGCTGACTGACAAGGAATACCAGATCATGCGTGACGCGTCGATCGCGGTGCTGCGTGAAATTGGTGTTGACACAGGTGGATCGAACGTCCAGTTTGCCGTGAATCCGGACAATGGCCGGATGATCGTCATCGAGATGAACCCCAGGGTTTCGCGTTCTTCGGCCCTGGCCTCCAAGGCAACGGGGTTTCCAATTGCCAAGGTGGCGGCCCGCCTTGCAGTTGGCTACACACTGGATGAGCTCAAGAACGAAATTACAGGTGGTGCGACACCGGCGTCGTTTGAGCCGACGATTGACTATGTTGTCACCAAAGTACCGCGGTTTGCGTTCGAGAAGTTTCCGCAGGCCGACGCTCGTCTGACGACCCAGATGAAGTCGGTCGGAGAGGTGATGGCAATCGGCAGAACCTTTCAGGAGTCGCTGCAGAAAGCCTTCCGTGGACTGGAGATCGGTGTCGATGGTCTGAACCAGATGACCACTGACCGTCAGACTATCCAGGTTGAGCTTGCCGAACCGGGTCCAGAGCGGATCTGGTATGTCGGTGACGCCTTTGCGCAGGGATTCACGCTTGAAGAAGTACATCAGCTGACCCGCATTGATCCATGGTTCCTGGCTCAGATCCAGGAGATCGTGGATATCGAGCTGGCTCTGGAGCAGCGCACGCTGGCCGACCTGGATTTCAAAACGGTTCTCGAGCTCAAGCGTCGCGGGTTCTCTGATCGTCGGCTGGCCTTTTTGCTCGACACGACAGAAAGTGAAGTGCGTAAGGTTCGCCATCTGTTCAATGTGCGCCCTGTCTACAAACGGGTCGATACCTGCGCAGCTGAGTTTGCGACCAGTACCGCTTACCTTTACTCGACCTACGAACAGGCGTGCGAGGCAGATCCGACCGATCGTAAGAAAATCATCGTTCTGGGCGGTGGCCCGAACAGGATCGGACAGGGTATCGAGTTTGACTATTGCTGCGTGCATGCCGCG
This sequence is a window from Orrella marina. Protein-coding genes within it:
- the dnaX gene encoding DNA polymerase III subunit gamma/tau; translation: MSYLVLARKWRPRDFESLVGQDHVVRALTHALTTQRLHHAWLFTGTRGVGKTTLSRILAKSLNCEAGITAHPCGKCAACTQIDAGRFVDYVELDAASNRGVDEMTQLLEQAVYAPTAARFKVYMIDEVHMLSGHAFNAMLKTLEEPPPHVKFILATTDPQKIPPTVLSRCLQFNLKQMAPESIASHLAWVLEQENVRFESLALRLIGQSASGSMRDALSLTDQAIAFSSGDLTLESVRSMLGSVDQTLLVQLLQSLYQCDAPQVLEVTRRLSERGLSLRAALADLAILLSRIAITQRVGTCELEDETVRDAVQHLANEMPADLVQLFYTVCVHSRQELAQAPDEFAGFVMICLRMLGFVDSLVDPQKKSAPLKTSQPVESSKPTGLASTAENTERLSAPASGSTVLETPDSSTTPADPTPSLVAATPVHPVPPSDASEQEKSAEDFVGVAIREAKDTQLFRQDAPAPGKSNDQARLSSGAGLTDPSDLQSGVNLCGRKCLRPAHRRHIQHIRMIRQMHHHRSHRLMMLDMMRCCHLSLMIMVRTVCFRGKMPRR
- the recR gene encoding recombination mediator RecR, with protein sequence MDAPMSEPGPLTDLVKALRALPGVGVRTARRMAYHLLQNDPQAARALSRALSDAIEGLVHCERCNGFSQTPICVVCSDSGRDQSLLCIVETPSDQNSIEATHNYLGLYYILMGRIAPLEGVGAQELNLKRLLDRVSDGRVEEVILATNFTSEGETTAHYLGEALRARGLKVSRLARGVPAGSELEYVDAGTVAWAMMERKPA
- a CDS encoding SDR family NAD(P)-dependent oxidoreductase, whose amino-acid sequence is MRTLVDLSNKNIMITGAGQGIGLAAAGLMRDLGANLTLVEIGDKGVALLKEQFPDALIAQGSVTDRDFVELAVSQSVKEFGGIHGLMNNAGITRTAMIEKMTAQQWQEVVDVNMTGVFNCLQAVGIQMIASSKAGEARPGAIVNISSDAGRRGSMGQINYAAAKSGVLGMTMTAAKEWGRYGIRVNSVCFGVVETQMTEVIRGEKFRDKYLSAVPMGAFLSPEQAVQSVAFLLSGAAEFITGQHLSINGGSHMGF
- a CDS encoding YbaB/EbfC family nucleoid-associated protein translates to MMKGQMAGLMRQAQQMQENMKKAQEALADITVEGASGGSLVKVTMTCRHDVRRVEIDPSLLADDKDMLEDLVAAAFNDALRKAEETSQEKMASVTAGLPLPPGMKLPF
- a CDS encoding DNA polymerase III subunit gamma/tau C-terminal domain-containing protein, which codes for MSFESLPTSGAAPVDQRAAGLSALSDDGDPRDRRAQQSQEVFVEPEVPELSESSGPSGEQGFPSLQSVVREWSTLAAGLSVSGMARQLAMQSVCVSANEQCLTLLVQAGAIARGSHVQRLESAVQKKLGKPVRLEITVGELGSAQTAQQIADLETERRLEEARQQLETDPFVQTLMQEMGAQIVPGSVRPAGSGASV
- a CDS encoding UvrD-helicase domain-containing protein encodes the protein MTERLPADHHARTQAVDPTRSFIVQAPAGSGKTSLLTDRIVALLARVERPEQIVAMTFTRKAAGEMHNRVLEKLQLALDDHPPDALNERQGWLLARAALEQDRRMGWNLLEQPSRLRIQTIDSFCASLVKSMPWFSALGGMPSISEDPQELYRKAASGVLSMAGQDLAVDRLLQHLDVDVPAAIDGIAFMLAQRDQWLPLIGHIYAEDALDRLEGYLRETLEKELGELVQAMPAGWQHQLAEPARMAAATLAEKVPEPGDKREIVALLDWEAGSLTDDPDQLPQWIGLAQLLLTSSGGPRARLTKSEGCDRNTAHKDTLSQWLSAWDAKEAPRWCRQLHAVRSMPQPHFTPGQGGILAAQARVLMLAVAQLQLEFTARAEVDFIEVAQRATQALGHADDPSDLLLRLDQQISHLLVDEFQDTSKAQLDLLETLISGWQPGDDRTLFIVGDPMQSIYRFRKAEVGLFLQVRDLGIGEVDLACLQLTENFRSSGSIVQWVNEVFSRVLPDEDSDEMGAIRYSPSVAWHPPSGKPAVSWHLQGDDEAIEQEVLELARSAWETHAESDKPVAILVKARSHLGRVTLALRKAGLPTRAIDLEPLGDRPVVMDLVALARAMVHTADRASWIAVLRAPWCGLTLSSLHALLWKRPRHTVVQVLADWIRDETFQKRMEPQQRQRLRVVAPVLLDALHDDGHQPFAARLESLWMTLGGPGLVSDASDLEDAQAVFNLMDGLAEHSHLDMDRLQKHLGKLFATPVATSDRAIEIMTMHKAKGLEFEEVILMGLERSPRNDQAPLVRIEQVGSRVLFGPVKASAQQEQDPIAQYLGKREAVRQDFETDRLLYVAATRARQALHLVARISIDSKSGGIRKVSEKSLLGKLWGFCPQAIQDEAVERLRGQSETGDASSSGPGWRAPAMIRRASLPERLETHKVLAQHESYGFAAWPAQDSPDRLIGTLLHAWFARFSGVSSPELPGPGQVMTQLARLGMPVALREKAAQQVISGLEAMVSSERGKWLLSQPQARVEWSLVDHDEVVSVLDLAIDQGSHWLVVDYKTSSRHPDETEDMFKERMMVRYRPQMLRYVDQLRAFDGRDAKAALYFPVDDLWVEMSF